In a genomic window of Methylovirgula sp. 4M-Z18:
- a CDS encoding MBL fold metallo-hydrolase: protein MSDLAATLRVLEPYPGIFTYYDGRIDGKRLHSEGPNWLDDGAFSLGTASYAIVDGAEALVYDTHMSLDHARAIRAHLTGRGVTQIRVVLSHWHNDHVAGNAVFADCEIIALRLTADLLQSHRDELATQPPAISPLVMPNRLFEHELHLTVGQRQVELHHFQIHSADGNVMWLPDQHILLAGDTVEDTVTYICEPEEAGRHLRELDRLGHWPIDRILPNHGDLDRIAAGGYDQSLIGATKAYLRRLLDVRGTGEELLSLREFVAPELASGAIIYFAPYEVVHAQNMSLLRAATLKE from the coding sequence ATGAGCGATCTTGCAGCTACGCTGCGAGTCTTGGAACCCTATCCGGGGATCTTTACGTATTACGATGGCCGTATTGACGGTAAACGCCTTCATTCGGAGGGTCCTAACTGGCTGGATGACGGCGCTTTCTCGCTCGGCACCGCATCCTATGCGATCGTGGACGGCGCCGAAGCGCTCGTCTACGACACGCATATGTCGCTTGACCATGCGCGTGCGATTCGTGCGCATCTCACCGGGCGGGGTGTCACGCAGATCCGCGTCGTTCTTTCCCATTGGCACAATGATCACGTGGCTGGAAATGCCGTCTTCGCCGATTGCGAGATCATCGCTTTGCGGCTGACCGCCGATTTGCTGCAGTCCCATCGGGACGAACTCGCGACGCAGCCGCCGGCGATCTCACCGCTCGTTATGCCGAATCGACTGTTTGAGCATGAATTGCATCTCACGGTTGGTCAGCGGCAGGTCGAGTTGCATCATTTCCAGATTCACTCGGCCGACGGTAACGTCATGTGGCTTCCCGATCAGCACATTCTGCTCGCCGGCGATACGGTGGAAGATACGGTCACCTATATTTGCGAGCCGGAAGAAGCCGGGCGGCATTTAAGGGAACTCGATCGCCTCGGGCACTGGCCGATCGATCGAATTTTACCCAACCACGGTGATCTGGACCGGATTGCTGCAGGCGGCTATGATCAGAGCTTGATTGGGGCGACCAAGGCCTATCTTCGCCGGCTTCTTGATGTGCGGGGGACCGGGGAGGAGTTGCTATCTTTGCGCGAATTCGTGGCGCCGGAATTGGCTTCGGGCGCGATCATATATTTTGCGCCTTACGAAGTTGTCCATGCGCAAAATATGTCGTTACTTCGCGCTGCAACCCTTAAGGAGTAG
- a CDS encoding acyloxyacyl hydrolase: MGALVHDAASRESGGAPDLNAEVLFVKPWGTNDQWWLPRPMIGTTINFEGRTSTAFAAAAWQYYVTQKIFVEGTFGGSVNNGKVDGGDHHNAVGSHVLFRESAALGYDLTDHWRVLATVEHDSNAGLAKKNRGLTNYGVQIGYRF, from the coding sequence ATGGGTGCGCTTGTCCATGACGCGGCGAGCCGGGAGAGCGGTGGCGCGCCCGATTTGAATGCGGAAGTGCTTTTCGTCAAGCCGTGGGGAACCAATGATCAGTGGTGGCTGCCGCGTCCCATGATCGGCACCACGATCAATTTTGAAGGCCGCACCAGCACAGCGTTTGCAGCGGCGGCTTGGCAATATTACGTGACGCAGAAGATCTTCGTCGAGGGCACGTTCGGCGGCAGTGTCAACAACGGCAAAGTCGATGGCGGGGACCACCATAATGCGGTCGGCTCGCACGTGCTGTTTCGCGAATCCGCTGCGCTCGGCTATGATTTGACCGATCATTGGCGCGTTCTTGCGACCGTCGAGCACGATTCGAACGCTGGCCTCGCGAAAAAGAACCGTGGATTGACCAATTACGGCGTCCAGATCGGCTATCGGTTCTAG
- the pncA gene encoding bifunctional nicotinamidase/pyrazinamidase produces the protein MSQDADAVSRREALMIAGGAALVAASPFTLGKAMADTTTITPDAQDVFLVIDVQNDFLPGGSLAVKNGDQVIAPINALAKKFPNVIQTQDWHTKAHVSFASSHDGAKPFEVTKLSYGDQVLWPDHCIQGSKGAAFSDQLDLPMVQLVIRKGYHQSVDSYSAFVEADKVTKTGLAGYLTERGIKRCFVAGLATDFCVAWTALDARKAGFETYVIEDASRGIDALGSMAAAIRNMDAAGVKRIQSSAILGA, from the coding sequence ATGTCTCAAGACGCTGACGCGGTCTCGCGGCGCGAGGCCCTCATGATCGCCGGCGGCGCGGCGCTGGTCGCCGCATCACCTTTCACATTGGGAAAAGCCATGGCCGACACCACCACGATCACGCCCGATGCCCAAGACGTGTTTCTCGTCATTGATGTGCAGAACGATTTTCTGCCCGGCGGATCCTTGGCCGTTAAAAACGGCGATCAGGTCATTGCGCCGATCAATGCGCTGGCCAAGAAATTCCCGAATGTCATCCAGACCCAGGATTGGCACACCAAAGCGCATGTCTCCTTCGCCTCGTCGCATGATGGAGCGAAGCCGTTCGAGGTGACGAAATTGTCTTACGGTGATCAGGTTCTCTGGCCCGATCATTGCATCCAAGGCTCGAAAGGCGCGGCCTTTTCCGATCAGCTCGATTTGCCCATGGTCCAGCTCGTGATCCGCAAGGGCTATCATCAGAGCGTCGATAGCTATTCGGCTTTTGTCGAGGCGGACAAGGTGACCAAGACGGGCCTTGCCGGGTATCTGACCGAGCGCGGCATCAAGCGATGCTTCGTTGCGGGGCTTGCCACGGATTTTTGCGTCGCCTGGACCGCGCTCGATGCGCGTAAAGCTGGGTTTGAAACCTATGTCATCGAGGATGCCAGCCGTGGCATCGACGCGTTGGGCTCTATGGCAGCGGCGATCCGCAACATGGACGCTGCCGGCGTGAAGCGCATTCAATCGTCGGCGATCTTAGGCGCTTGA